The following is a genomic window from Aricia agestis chromosome 20, ilAriAges1.1, whole genome shotgun sequence.
tcaacagaatataatatattatactacacCATAAACCATTCCCTAGATATTTTCTAACACATATCATGCCTTATCATAGCACATATACCATCTTATCTATGTATATGTGTAAAAACTACAACAGTGATTTTGCATTTCACAAAGCATGTGTTACTTAATATCataattttagtctttattTGAACATGACTGTTAAGACTTATGAGAATAAAAATTTGGGAAAAAGAATAATccacaaattttatttttatttctgggTCTGGAGGGCAAAATTTGCAGACCAGAACACTTTCCTCAACTGATAATATTTCTGTGTGAACTTCCCAGGTAGGGAAGCTATTGCACCTACAGTCATAATGATAAACTACAGTGCAACATTGTGgaaataagttaatattatCAGTAATATGTCCAGCACATTGTAGGGGAAAGTGGCAATTCTGCTAAATAATCTTTCGATAATACAGTTTTGATGCTGCCATAGTAGAATAACAAAATGGTAGCCTCCCAAAAAACAAAACCATTCAGATAAAATAATGCTAAGGCAGTGTAATAGGATCCTAATTGAATCAAAGCTGTATTGATGTCTGATTAATATAACAGAATTGGGATTCTGGTTTAAAGCTATGTTTTTGTTTCAACTTGAAAAATCACAACAGTAATTTAATGAAGTTATGTCAACATTGTATTGTCTGTTCGAAATTATTCCTACAGTCCTAATGAACAAGCAACTACTTACACAATACAAGTGCTTTTGATTACATtctaaattatgatttttttagatAATGTTATAACTTTTAATCTTTTTTGAACACTTCTTTActttcaaaaacaaaaattgtacaataatttatgacatcactaaataaaaaatatcaaaatatttatgttattcattgtaaaaataataactacAAGCCTATGAATTTCCTGCTTTCAttttctattgtaatttgtattacaatttataatacaatattgatattatttaaataattgttcAATCTGTCCATTAAAAAATAGCAGAATTAGCATGCAAGCTGGgccttttgccgacatttctgCATTAAAGCTCTCAATGTGAACTGACGACGTGCAAGAGTACgtacttgtttcaaaaatgtgTCAAGATCAATGACCTCTTTACGTAAGGCCTCACCCATATAGTAGATAGCATCCTCTAGTGTGGCTTCCTCGGCAAAGGAGTTCATTAGTTGTGTGTACAGAGGTGCAGTCGTAACGACAGCTTCGTCCACATCGACTCCCTCCTGTTCCCCTAAGCGTTCCACGGCTGACTGAAGCTCCTTCTCTTTTTCTTGTAAAATGGTTATGTTCTTGTCTAAATCACTCCTCTCCTTTTGTAATCTGGCCAAAATATCCTCCAGTCGCATTTTACCCTCCTGTAGCTCTTGTGCTGTGCGACGTAAGGTTTCCAGTTCCGCTTGAGACTGCTGAGACTGTTCATTCAAACGCCTTCTCAGTTTATCTTCGACCGCAGACAGCAAAGATACTTTTATATGCTCCTCTGTAATTGTGCCTCCGGCAACTTCGGGACTAGATCCATAGTTGAATGTTGGATATGGAAGAGGATTTGCTGGAGTTGGAAACTGACTTCCATTAGCCGTGCCCGGGTGTGGGTAGGGCAAGCCAAAGTTAGGGTATGTGGGCATTTCAGCTGTGGGTCTAACATGCGGCATGAACGTTGGACCCGGCTGACTAGGATACTGAGGATGTGGAAAGGTCGTCGGAAAAGTTGGAGGATATGGCATCGGCATTTCGTTTCGAGGTTTAGAATACACAGGAGGTAGCTCCCCAAAAGCAGCTATCATAGATTGCACAAGTTTCATTAAATTGGAGCCATTAGGATTCCATTCGTGTAAATATGGAAGGTACACTTTCCCGTTACTGTCGACATATTTCGAAACTCTTATTGTCATATCTGCTGTTGGCTTGACGAAACACAAAGGTACGTTTTGAGGGTGAGTATCCATAAGCCATATACAAACGGGAATATTGTAGACTGCACCTTTGTAAGTCACTGGTATTGTGCCCTCCAAATTGAGAAGATTCTTTCTTGTACCATTATTGAATACAAAGACTTCTAAACGGTAGGTAAGACTACGATAAACTTGGATAAGAGACATGACCTCTCGAGTCGTAAAATCTCGGTGTTTGTATTTAGCTAGATACGATTTTATAGCTGCTTCGTCGTTGGCCATGATTAAGTTGGATTATTCGATGCAACTTGAGAATAAAACCACAACAATTCACATCAAATTCACAAAAAACtaggatttttatttttcataaaaatttgtCATCAATTAATcaattgtcaaaatattaactgtcagatttttttttcaagaattCATAAAATGGATAAGGGACAATGAGtaggtaatgactaatgagttaATGACGAGTCTAATCTAATGACTAATCCGCTAAATTTTGATGACCATGCTTGATAGTGATGCTAGCCGCTAGGTATTTTGAATTTGTAGTTTGTACACGTCGCAGCCGTGAGCCGGGTTGCCTGCGCAGTGGGCAGCGGGCTGCCGCGTGCCGGTGGCGTACCGCGTAGACCGTAGCAGTTATCTAGCACGGGCCGGCTGTACCGTGTAAGGCTCGGCGCTCACCAGTCGCCACTCGCCAGTCTCTGAGTCGCCagtcgccagtcgccactcACCACCTTACACGAATTTCatacttgaaagttgaaacttgaaagtatACTGGCCACAACGTGTCACACACTactatacgtaggagagccatgcttcggcacgaatgggccggctcgaccggataaataccacgttctcacagaaaaccggcgtgaaacagcgcttgcgctgtgtttcgccgagtgagtgagtttaccggaggcccaatcccctaacccctaccctattcccttccctaccctcaactattcccttcccttccctaccctcccctattaccctattccctcttaaaaggccggcaacgcacttgcagctcttctgatgctgcgagtgtccatgggcgacggaagttgctttccatcaggtgacccgtttgctcgtttgcccccttatttcattaaaaaaaaaacacagagtGCCGCGGCCTGCGTCACCGCGAAGTGTTGCTTTTGCGGTCCCCGGCCCCGTTTCACTCTCGAGTCTCGAGTCTCGCTGCTTAGAGTTTGTGCTCGCGGCTACTAATGTccactcggcgtaactgggcggtagcagtcattgactccctgtcaaaaacttgtcattttctatataaaccgcgattaacaataaggtgtcagatgttgtcaagcgcggctttgtatagaaaatgagaagtttttgacagggataacattttaaactttcgcgttgcattaacCTTTTTAATCGAGACTTAACGCGTTAGGTCCCGCGTTAAGTCTCGATTAAAAAGGTtaatttttgacagggagtcaatgaccgctatcgccaagttacgccgagtgaaccttaggcTTAGTCACAAATAATGAAATAAGGCACCCGAGAGATATGCTGTTGCCGCGGGCCGCCTAAACATtacgttaaaaaaaaacaattttgattttgacacACAGTTTTGACAGTGACAACTGACTGATGGCAGATCTGAGCCAttgataatttttcaattctttTCGAGTGAACTTTCTAAGCTCACGGAGCGTTCGTGTAACGTAATTTAAATCCATAGTCATCGGCttggatttaattttattttagaatttataaaataaaagccGAAGCAAAATGCCGCCTAAGTTCGATCCCAATGAAATTAAAAtcggtaatatattttatttcgagAAAATTTCATCCAACATAATGTGATTCGTGAGTGCTAAACTTATGTTTTATTTCTAGTAAACCTAAGATGTGTCGGTGGAGAAGTCGGTGCCACATCCTCCTTGGCTCCTAAAATCGGTCCTCTCGGTCTAGTGAGTATACCTAAATCCAAGTGTACCAAAACCTAACCTACAAATTTCGCGTGGCAGTCACTAGTTAGAGGCAATTTCAATTACAGCCTTCGTAACACAATTTATATTCGTGTAATAACCactaattcataaaatatatacagtgcatttaattattgttctaatGGAGCGACATAGTCAATGTTGACTAAGGTCTAAGCTcccaaaataaagaaaaaagaaTATACTTACAGTTAAAAACTATATATATACGATGAAAGCTGTAATTGGAAGAAAACGTAGTGGATTAACTTCTGCTCGTTGGTTGTGACGTGATGAATGATCTTGGGGGGTGCCTCCCTACCAGGCGCGTCCTTCCGGGTGGCGGATGGAAGGAACCCGTGACTCAGGATCCGGTCCCTGTCGCGGCTACTCCGAATGTCCAATAAGGAGTCGCGGACCAGGCCATTATATGACTGCCATGTGACTCTTATTCATTATAGTGGGACACTAATCTCAATTTGAGACAGGGTGACCCTTCGCTACATACTGCCAGGACCAGCGCTAGTTTGTATTCTAAACTTTGTACATGCCAAACTTCACAACTGATTTATATTCTTTGCTCTATAGTCGCCCAAAAAGGTTGGTGACGATATCGCCAAGGCCACCGGAGACTGGAAGGGTCTGAAGATTACCGTGCAGTTGATCGTACAGAACAGACAAGCACAGATCTCTGTCGTCCCATCTGCAGCTGCTTTGGTCATCAGAGCACTGAAAGAACCGCCACGTGACCGCAAGAAGCAAAAGAACAGTAAGTTTCTGTGTATTAATCAGAAAAGAAATGTGAAGGAGTGTTTTTATTGTGCATTAGAGATTATGCAGTGGGTACAAAGTTAttatagggtgaacatgactagcgATTGGACAGTAgtcagtactagtcattggacagagcacaaaaacactatattattaaggttgctttaaaaaccaCCTGTTTTTCctaaaaatcaggcgttctattacattaaaaacaggcagtttttaaagcaaccttaataaatattgtgtttttatgctctgtccaattactagtactgtccaatgtactagtcatttaccctatatTTGGCATAATAATAAGCTGACAGTAAAAGCTGTAAGGAAAGAACTTGTCTTTTTTAATACCCGTCTAAGAGATGCAAATTGGACTGGAtcttacaattaaatattattattgttctagTCCCCACCTAGTTTGAAAGGTCCCaaaatttattgctttatttttttctattccaGTCAAACACAATGGAAACATCACCTTAGAAGATGTCATTGGAATCGCCAAAATCATGAGGCCGAGATCTATGGCCCGACAACTGTCTGGCACAGTAAAGGAGATCCTAGGAACCGCACAGTCTGTTGGCTGCACCATCGACGGACGTCCCCCACATGATCTCATCGTGGACATCAACAACGGAACACTTACCATTGATGAATAAATTATGAGATCATACTATTCCCTTTTATTTATGTGGTTGTGTTGTACCTACACTAGAAGTTTAATTCACAAGGAAATATCCAACAAAAAAGGAAATATCCAACAAAATAgcaatacaaaatattggtttagagcagctatccccaaccgaCGGGTCACATCGGGGTCCGCCGCCtatctgtggcccgcgtgatgttactATTTTGAagttcacgcccaccggcaaaataatgtagtcatcgtgaaagacgaaattttttccacttttaaatcgttaatttttacagaacgttattttttaacccttaaAATTATTTGTTGCGGCCCGTGACACCAAGACATATTAATTGTGGCCGATATTTTTTACGAGAGAGCGCCGGTTATTATCGCAGACCAGTGTGTACGGTCGTTTGCGTCCTGATATAaacaagaaagtcatgacaggcgggaaaaaaaaaataagagaaatttattaattcgagataaaaatgtgcaaggtgacaatatttaaaatcgtTCTCTGTGATAATACAACGTTtaacaaagaattctatttaagcTGAGgatttgtacaggctaatctctgaatccgctggaccgatttcaatgaaatttggcatggtgatGAAAAAAGTTCaattaacttaaagttaatgtttactttgctgtttgtggttagattttcaaaattcttttttgttgtatagtcTATACCCGAATATAGTTATATTTAGTaacccgaatttgataccatgattacaaaaacggtgacttgatattGGTTTTCTCGGGATCGAGAGGTATCGACGGAACtcctttacaacaaaaacattataataattttcactttttagggttaaaaacgGAAATAGCTAAGAACTTCATGTTCATTGTATATCCCAATATAAATCATGAAAAAATAGACTAGGCCTTTGTCCaggttatataaaaaaaatacgtcatCTGTCATTCGTGACATTGCTATATTGAAATTTGAccagttgcaacttgcaaccaTTTTCAAAACAAATCTGCATTTTCAATGTCTGggtataaaatttaaaacaatatagatttgttttttcttttggagtgaagaatattatgtatattgattaataaatatgtaatgtGATAAACTGGATTCATCATGATACGGATATTTCCATTGAGAATAACAATACGGGATACTTTTATTCTAATTCTACTTGTTATATTTAACACGATTCATGTAACGGATTTAGGTAAGAGATTCTACAGCTTCATTTACTATTGTACTTCATAatttggactgaaggaaacggggcactatggaaaaaagacaaaattttttcgtcaaaatttgaaccccctatgaccacccctttttattataccaatcgatagggggtgcCAAGGGATGCAAAAAAGcttagataaacttttctcaaaaatcaacccctgtcgaaagaaaATTTTGCCTAATACGACatggttgggttaggttagatggccaAGGCgagagcgtagcgcagcgaagctcccgccttagccatcgcggttatttttttgtgaaccacccagaaataggagccccacgaagcggggctccgtcgacttttaCCCATAGTGCCCCATTTCCTTCAGGCCAACCCATAATTTAGAAACTAATAAAGCTAAACAATTTCAGCTAATAATGACATGGACTTGCAAAGTAAACAGAGTAAGCTGAAGGATgattcaaacaaaaataatttcaactTTAACAGCAATGAGGATTACTTTAAGAGCTGTCCTATAAACCAGGAGAATGTCTCTGACTGCGCCTCCCTGAATTACCCTTGTATTAACTGTTATAGAGCAGACATAGACTGTGTGTATGGTGCGCTATACAACTATACATGTGATGTGAAACCTAAAATTGTGTGTAACGTAAGTTACCTTatatgttatttaaatttttattcattattcattaaaTAAACCAACTTTTACTTTTCTTCTAGATCCAAGCCacgttaaaagtaaaaaaaaaatagtatataaataattttactatgaAATTCACGTAGActgatataatatatctatattaaTAGTATTAACACAAAAGGGTGTTAATCTATGttacttatttacattttactgcTGAAATACTAGAAGTCTGGGGAtagaacataggatactcttCATCACAGAAAAATTTCTTATGTGATAAAAAAGTTTTGGCTCACCAAAGTTGCAAGTTTCGTAAATTCCGTTAATAAGAAATTTCTCTACTTTTTCAGGGCTCAAAGACATTCAACAGAACAGCAATGTGCCGGTTTTGTTATCAGACAGACAAGTGGGAGCACAGATGTGAACAGAAGTCCAGCTGCAATTCACTCGCATCTCCAACAAAGTATTACCTGTAAGTTTCTTCCTCACTATTTTATACAGCCGTTGAagataaaaatagaataaaattattttttataaatgataCCAATGATGCCTTACTGTAAGTCCAgcattttgtacaaaaattttagtgAGCTCTCGGAAATTCTTTTCAAACATGTTTCTTGAAGTTTAATGTGGGcccaatttaattaattatgaatacatgtctattatgtaaattgtgtacaacattaaatgttttatttataggaCAAATTGCACAGTGTCTGATGATGTCATCTGCCTGGGCAAACGGAAGTtcctaaagaaaataaaatgctCCTGGACATCTGGAACAAGATGGGGCACAGCTCTTGTGCTAGCCCTGACCCTGGGTGGTTTCGGCGCCGACAGGTTCTACCTGGGACACTGGCAGGAGGGCATTGGAAAACTCTTCAGTTTCGGAGGCCTCGGAGTTTGGACGCTCGTTGATGCTCTTCTCATTGGCATCCATCATCTGGGACCGGCTGATGGATCCGTCTATATTTAGTTGTTGTAAggcttatttatttaaacttaatgaatagatgtttaaaaatatacaagctttttaataataattttaatgtagcataggatagtaaaatttaaaaacatattatttaattattggtTACCACCACGTTACCACTTTCCAcctcttcttcttttggcgtaagcctccccatttaggagttgccagcgtcagagttgaggcgaaaaatgtgaacagttataacttataacgtaaactgattgccatgcagcgggcacgggtgatgacttcatgcgaccatgcaaatacaagataaaataatgaaacagaaaaaaccagaacaagcaaataagtacagcaaaatattgtttcttagccttataaacataaatacaatctACTACTTTATCAataatgagattaaattgtcataaTGACATTGATTAGATATTGGAGACAAAATTTTcagtttgtatatttttgttttataaatctATTATAAATCCAGTGAAAATAATAATGGGCGACATAGACTTCTTCTTTTGCGATGCTTGGAAAAGGACGGACAATCGTAATATGAAGTGGTACCAACAAAACTTGATACCCACGTTACAGGCAGCCAAGAATAAGGGGGCTCGCGATATTGATAAATCGATCGAACTTGCTGAACAATTACTGAAGGTTGGTACAGACCATTGATTGTTACAGTCTGTGAATTGAACTGAGGAAGTGATACAGTCTAAACTctaaggctgcgtccccatcagacacggcacggcgcc
Proteins encoded in this region:
- the LOC121737223 gene encoding tumor susceptibility gene 101 protein; translated protein: MANDEAAIKSYLAKYKHRDFTTREVMSLIQVYRSLTYRLEVFVFNNGTRKNLLNLEGTIPVTYKGAVYNIPVCIWLMDTHPQNVPLCFVKPTADMTIRVSKYVDSNGKVYLPYLHEWNPNGSNLMKLVQSMIAAFGELPPVYSKPRNEMPMPYPPTFPTTFPHPQYPSQPGPTFMPHVRPTAEMPTYPNFGLPYPHPGTANGSQFPTPANPLPYPTFNYGSSPEVAGGTITEEHIKVSLLSAVEDKLRRRLNEQSQQSQAELETLRRTAQELQEGKMRLEDILARLQKERSDLDKNITILQEKEKELQSAVERLGEQEGVDVDEAVVTTAPLYTQLMNSFAEEATLEDAIYYMGEALRKEVIDLDTFLKQVRTLARRQFTLRALMQKCRQKAQLAC
- the LOC121737232 gene encoding 60S ribosomal protein L12, translating into MPPKFDPNEIKIVNLRCVGGEVGATSSLAPKIGPLGLSPKKVGDDIAKATGDWKGLKITVQLIVQNRQAQISVVPSAAALVIRALKEPPRDRKKQKNIKHNGNITLEDVIGIAKIMRPRSMARQLSGTVKEILGTAQSVGCTIDGRPPHDLIVDINNGTLTIDE
- the LOC121737228 gene encoding TM2 domain-containing protein almondex; amino-acid sequence: MIRIFPLRITIRDTFILILLVIFNTIHVTDLANNDMDLQSKQSKLKDDSNKNNFNFNSNEDYFKSCPINQENVSDCASLNYPCINCYRADIDCVYGALYNYTCDVKPKIVCNGSKTFNRTAMCRFCYQTDKWEHRCEQKSSCNSLASPTKYYLTNCTVSDDVICLGKRKFLKKIKCSWTSGTRWGTALVLALTLGGFGADRFYLGHWQEGIGKLFSFGGLGVWTLVDALLIGIHHLGPADGSVYI